From one Anopheles cruzii chromosome 3, idAnoCruzAS_RS32_06, whole genome shotgun sequence genomic stretch:
- the LOC128273303 gene encoding cytochrome P450 9c1-like: protein MNQEDLYWFTFILVTLVGFFTYKLLTRHLAYFRWLGVPHERPHLLYGNLSDVLSGKLTTMEQIQQFSVKFAHCDVFGFYNYMSPALYIRDSTAIRQVLRNDSAGHFESYGYFLDGEKDHFLGSQLHLLKGAGASKKLLPILAPVLRSATVCDGMEVVVKNCGNDLVDFIVSRGNEQLELKSILRKHTMNVHAGCTFGKQLNTFDESTTDSFLTVANGLAYGTNPVQTVKTMVFYLVPQLMRACGVQLMDRRGVDLLLKQYQAAISSNSSSTIARLLTHSNAKAKQQDQLNEEQLTAQCVTFFTKGLEPVVTLLSFALYELARADAVQQTLFREIESASADGKELSFESIRKLPFLEAVVQETLRKWPPQPLLVRECTKPYLLAAPSGGARPAIPLKVGDKLYVSVWTLHRNAEYFPEPERFNPERFLGPSRESIMSGEMYIPFGVRRGCVGQEFVTMMVKATLVTLVTRFRLSPGDRTVEPLKLIESPESLEPRDGLWINFNVRHP from the exons ATGAATCAGGAAGACCTTTATTGGTTCACCTTCATCCTCGTGACGCTGGTCGGATTCTTCACCTACAAACTGCTCACTCGCCATCTGGCGTACTTCCGTTGGCTGGGCGTGCCGCACGAGAGGCCCCATTTGCTGTACGGCAACCTGAGCGATGTGCTCAGCGGTAAGCTGACGACGATGGAACAGATTCAGCAGTTTTCCGTAAAGTTTGCCCACTGCGA CGTGTTTGGGTTCTACAACTACATGTCGCCAGCGTTGTACATCCGCGATTCAACCGCCATAAGGCAGGTGCTGAGGAATGACTCTGCGGGCCACTTTGAAAGTTACGGTTATTTTCTCGACGGCGAAAAGGACCACTTTCTCGGCAGCCAGCTGCACCTGTTGAAGGGGGCCGGAGCATCGAAGAAACTGTTGCCAATTCTGGCACCCGTTCTGAGGTCAGCCACCGTGTGCGACGGAATGGAAGTGGTGGTAAAGAATTGTGGTAACGACCTGGTCGATTTTATCGTCTCGCGCGGCAACGAGCAGCTCGAACTGAAAAGCATCCTTCGAAAGCACACAATGAACGTGCACGCCGGTTGTACGTTTGGCAAACAGCTGAACACATTCGACGAATCGACCACCGACAGCTTCCTAACCGTGGCCAATGGCTTGGCCTACGGAACGAATCCTGTGCAGACGGTCAAAACGATGGTCTTCTATTTAGTGCCCCAGCTTATGCGTGCTTGCGGAGTACAGCTGATGGACCGACGGGGCGTTGATCTTCTTCTGAAACAGTACCAAGCAGCCATCTCGTCAAACTCTAGCAGCACCATCGCGCGGCTTTTGACTCATTCGAACGCTAAGGCCAAGCAGCAGGATCAGCTCAACGAGGAGCAGCTCACGGCACAGTGCGTCACATTCTTCACGAAAGGCCTCGAACCGGTGGTCACCCTATTGTCATTCGCCCTGTACGAGCTGGCACGGGCTGATGCTGTGCAGCAGACACTCTTCCGCGAGATAGAAAGTGCGTCTGCGGACGGGAAAGAGCTGTCGTTCGAAAGCATCCGGAAGCTTCCGTTTCTGGAAGCGGTTGTGCAAGAGACGCTCCGGAAATGGCCACCCCAACCGTTGCTTGTGCGCGAATGTACCAAACCGTACCTCCTGGCGGCACCCAGCGGTGGTGCACGACCTGCGATTCCGCTGAAGGTAGGCGACAAGCTGTACGTGTCGGTGTGGACGCTCCACCGGAATGCCGAGTACTTCCCCGAACCGGAACGCTTCAATCCGGAGCGGTTTCTTGGCCCGAGCCGAGAAAGTATAATGTCCGGCGAGATGTACATTCCGTTTGGCGTTAGGCGCGGTTGTGTCGGGCAGGAGTTTGTGACAATGATGGTGAAGGCAACGCTGGTAACGCTTGTGACCCGCTTCCGACTGTCGCCGGGCGATCGAACGGTGGAACCGTTGAAATTGATAGAATCTCCCGAATCGTTGGAACCACGCGACGGATTGTGGATCAATTTTAATGTTCGACATCCATGA